A region from the Besnoitia besnoiti strain Bb-Ger1 chromosome Unknown contig00043, whole genome shotgun sequence genome encodes:
- a CDS encoding uncharacterized protein (encoded by transcript BESB_058030) codes for MITTLNNYCLLYNSRYELSHPDNSIPVNRFVTPLHIVPEWYFLAYYAVLKVIPSKTGGLLVFMLSTCQ; via the exons atg ATTACCACTCTCAATAACTACTGCTTGTTGTACAATTCGCGCTacgaattatcgcacccagataactccataccagtgaaccggtttgtaactccgcttcatatcgtacctgaatggtactttttagcatattatgcggtgttaaaagtaatcccatccaaaaccggtggtttgttagtatttatgttatcaacatgtcaatga
- a CDS encoding uncharacterized protein (encoded by transcript BESB_058010): MSAHYSLVIEQDSFVPYLPYYLIGLIFLQTAFGLIELSHPDNSIPVNRFVTPLHIVPEWYFLAYYAVLKVIPSKTGGLLVFMSSLINLALLSEIRALNTRMLIRQHFMTRNVVSGWVIIWVYSMIFLIIIGSAIPQATYILYGRLATIVYLTTGLVLCLY, translated from the exons atgtcggctcattactcccttgttattgaacaagattca tttgttccctatctaccatattatctaattggtttaattttcttacaaacggcttttggtttgattgaattatcgcacccagataactccataccagtgaaccggtttgtaactccgcttcatatcgtacctgaatggtactttttagcatattatgcggtgttaaaagtaatcccatccaaaaccggtggtttgttagtatttatgtcctctctcattaacttagctcttttatctgaaattcgagctttgaatactcgaatgttgatacgacaacattttatgactcgaaatgtagtcagtggatgggtaattatttgggtatacagtatgatcttcttgattattattggtagtgctattccacaagcgacttatatcttatatggtagattagctactatcgtatatcttactaccggattggttctatgcttatactaa
- a CDS encoding uncharacterized protein (encoded by transcript BESB_058020) — protein MSLFRAHLVFYRCALNLNSSYNFGFLVAITFVLQIITGITLAFRYTSEASCAFASVQHLVREVAAGWEFRMLHATTASFVFLCILIHMSRGMYNSSYSYLTTAWMSGLVLYLLTIATAFLGYVLPWGQMSFWGATVITNLLSPIPYLVPWLLGGYYVSDVTLKRFFVLHFILPFVGCILIVLHIFYLHLNGSSNPAGIDSALKVAFYPHMLMTDAKCLSYLIGLIFLQTAFGLIELSHPDNSIPVNRFVTPLHIVPEWYFLAYYAVLKVIPSKTGGLLVFMSQQR, from the coding sequence atgagtctattccgggcacacctcgtcttttatcggtgtgctctcaatctaaattcatcttataactttggtttcttagttgcaattacctttgtactccaaataattacaggtatcactttagcgttccgatatacttctgaagcatcttgtgcatttgctagtgttcaacatctagttagagaggtagcagcaggatgggaatttaggatgttgcatgcaacaactgcttctttcgtcttcttgtgtatcttaatacacatgtctcgaggtatgtataactccagctatagttatttaactactgcttggatgtctggtttagttttatatctacttactatagccactgctttcctcggttatgtactaccatggggacagatgagtttctggggtgctacagtcattactaatctcctttctccaataccatatttagtaccttggttactcggtggatactatgtatctgatgtaacattaaaacgattctttgtattgcactttatattaccttttgtaggttgcattctaattgtattacacatcttctatttacatttaaatggttctagtaaccctgcaggtattgattccgcacttaaagtagccttctatcctcatatgttaatgaccgatgctaaatgtctatcctatctaattggtttaattttcttacaaacggcttttggtttgattgaattatcgcacccagataactccataccagtgaaccggtttgtaactccgcttcatatcgtacctgaatggtactttttagcatattatgcggtgttaaaagtaatcccatccaaaaccggtggtttgttagtattcATGTCacaacaacgatga